One segment of Paenibacillus sp. FSL R7-0337 DNA contains the following:
- a CDS encoding pro-sigmaK processing inhibitor BofA family protein has product MLRTVAMGVLIISAALLILIVFRKRLGWAWLSVFGTHLILAALGIYIVNFSGVVSDLHIPLNPTTIGAVTILGLPGVALLLGLKLTLF; this is encoded by the coding sequence ATGCTAAGAACTGTAGCTATGGGTGTACTGATTATATCTGCAGCGCTGCTGATTCTGATTGTATTCAGGAAAAGATTGGGGTGGGCATGGCTGAGCGTATTTGGAACCCATCTTATATTGGCGGCACTCGGAATTTATATCGTTAATTTCTCAGGAGTTGTAAGTGATCTGCACATACCACTTAACCCCACAACCATAGGTGCTGTAACCATTCTTGGACTGCCGGGAGTGGCGCTGTTATTAGGTTTGAAATTAACTTTGTTTTAG
- the gntK gene encoding gluconokinase, which translates to MIGVDIGTTSTKAVLFEENGTIVAQSNQGYPLHQPSPSVAEQDPEQILEAVIHTIAAVMQESLAAPEDILLVSFSSAMHSVIAVDPAGKPLTACITWADNRSSRCARRLKDELNGHELYLRTGTPIHPMSPITKLMWLGEEQPELFRQTYKFISIKEYIFFRLLGEYVIDHSIASATGMFNLEKLDWDEEALQIAGVTPERLSRPVPTTHILQGLLPELTGKLGLLKDTPFVVGASDGVLSNLGVGAMEPGVIAATIGTSGAIRTVVDHPLTDPKGRIFCYALTDKHWVIGGPVNNGGMLFRWVRDEFAASEVETAKRLGIDPYEVLTRIAEQVPPGSNGLLFHPYLTGERAPLWNPDARGSFFGLSMNHRKEHMIRAVLEGVIFNMYTVLLAMEECIGEPVRILATGGFARSALWRQMMADIFDQEVVVPESFESSCLGAVVLGLYAIRRIDSFDAVYSMIGSTHRHEPVTAHAKAYKQLLPIFISVSRSLEDQYQAIADFQREQAGEQPS; encoded by the coding sequence ATGATTGGCGTTGATATTGGAACCACCAGCACGAAGGCTGTCCTCTTTGAGGAGAACGGAACGATTGTCGCTCAGAGCAATCAGGGCTATCCGCTGCATCAGCCCTCCCCCTCTGTCGCAGAACAGGACCCGGAGCAGATTCTGGAAGCCGTAATTCATACCATAGCAGCGGTCATGCAGGAGAGCCTTGCCGCACCTGAAGACATTCTGTTGGTCTCCTTCAGCTCCGCTATGCATAGCGTCATTGCTGTAGATCCTGCGGGTAAGCCGCTGACCGCCTGCATTACCTGGGCCGATAACCGGAGCAGCCGCTGTGCCCGGCGGTTGAAGGACGAACTGAACGGACATGAGCTGTACCTGCGGACAGGAACGCCCATACACCCTATGTCTCCAATCACCAAGCTGATGTGGCTGGGGGAGGAGCAGCCCGAGCTGTTCCGTCAGACCTACAAGTTCATCTCCATCAAAGAATATATCTTCTTCCGGCTGCTCGGCGAATATGTGATTGACCATTCCATCGCCTCTGCCACCGGCATGTTCAATCTGGAGAAGCTCGATTGGGACGAGGAGGCGCTCCAGATTGCCGGTGTTACTCCGGAGCGCCTATCCCGTCCGGTCCCGACCACCCATATCCTGCAGGGACTGCTTCCTGAGCTTACCGGAAAGCTCGGTCTGCTCAAGGACACTCCGTTTGTCGTAGGCGCCAGTGACGGCGTTCTGTCTAACCTGGGCGTAGGGGCCATGGAGCCGGGGGTAATCGCTGCAACGATAGGCACAAGCGGTGCCATCCGTACTGTAGTTGACCATCCGCTGACCGATCCCAAAGGACGGATATTCTGCTACGCCCTGACAGACAAGCATTGGGTAATCGGCGGCCCCGTGAATAATGGCGGGATGCTCTTCCGCTGGGTGCGTGATGAGTTCGCCGCATCTGAAGTAGAGACCGCGAAGCGCCTGGGCATTGATCCCTACGAAGTATTAACCAGGATCGCTGAGCAAGTGCCGCCCGGCAGCAACGGACTTCTCTTCCACCCGTATCTAACCGGAGAACGCGCACCGCTGTGGAATCCCGATGCCCGCGGCTCCTTCTTCGGGCTAAGCATGAATCACCGTAAGGAGCATATGATTCGTGCGGTGCTGGAAGGTGTCATCTTCAATATGTACACTGTATTGCTGGCCATGGAGGAATGCATCGGCGAGCCCGTTAGAATCCTGGCTACCGGCGGCTTCGCCCGCTCGGCGTTATGGCGGCAGATGATGGCGGATATTTTCGATCAGGAGGTAGTCGTCCCTGAGAGCTTTGAGAGCTCTTGCCTCGGCGCAGTCGTCTTGGGATTATACGCCATCCGGCGGATTGATTCCTTCGATGCTGTCTACAGCATGATTGGCTCCACTCACCGGCATGAGCCGGTTACTGCCCACGCCAAAGCCTACAAACAGCTTCTGCCTATCTTCATCTCCGTATCCCGCAGCCTGGAGGATCAGTATCAGGCAATCGCCGACTTCCAGCGCGAGCAAGCCGGGGAACAGCCCAGCTAA
- the ppaX gene encoding pyrophosphatase PpaX yields the protein MIECVLFDLDGTIVNTNELILNSFMHALKENNLPVLTREQIIPLMGTTLQQQLGAFSGLEPKDIEVLERSYRSYNNAHHDELVRSFPDVNETMEELQRRGIKLGVVTTKIRPNTLKSLEMFDLLKYMETIVTVNDVTHPKPHPEPVLTAVANLGVDPAKTLMVGDSAVDIQSAKAAGVRVAAVAWSLKGEAVLRTYEPDYIIQEMKDLYSIVEQETMQP from the coding sequence ATGATAGAATGCGTGTTATTTGATCTGGACGGAACGATTGTGAATACGAATGAGCTGATTCTTAATTCATTCATGCATGCGCTGAAGGAGAATAATCTGCCGGTTCTGACCCGTGAACAGATCATTCCCCTGATGGGAACTACACTTCAGCAGCAGCTAGGCGCGTTCTCCGGCCTCGAGCCGAAGGATATAGAAGTGCTGGAACGGTCCTACCGTTCGTACAACAATGCGCATCACGATGAGCTGGTCCGTTCTTTTCCAGATGTGAACGAGACGATGGAGGAGCTGCAGCGCCGGGGGATCAAGCTTGGGGTGGTGACCACCAAGATCCGGCCTAACACATTGAAGTCGCTGGAGATGTTCGATCTGCTAAAATATATGGAGACGATTGTTACGGTGAATGATGTGACTCATCCGAAGCCGCATCCGGAGCCAGTGCTCACGGCAGTTGCCAATCTGGGTGTTGATCCGGCCAAGACACTGATGGTAGGTGACAGTGCTGTCGATATTCAGTCTGCGAAGGCAGCAGGAGTTCGTGTAGCCGCTGTAGCCTGGTCGCTTAAGGGTGAGGCTGTGCTGCGCACCTATGAACCGGATTACATCATCCAGGAGATGAAGGACTTGTACTCTATTGTGGAGCAGGAGACTATGCAGCCGTGA
- a CDS encoding acyltransferase family protein, giving the protein MAQKERIPQLDIFRAIAIFAVIAIHATSRTLAETLGTSMFAPFLFINKFSQFAVPSFIFLSGFVLFYNYIDRPLGGKVLAKFYSRRLIYIIVPYLVFTVLYFGLKMTAGHTWGMPLQEMGGKFFKYLWTGTAYTHLYYIIIIIQFYLLFPLILWCLQKVRHLAAWAPVIGLALQWGFVLLNKYMVNHGYWQLSKGSLAITYFSYFLLGAAIAIYYSSLKKWLIPSREGWRSGKGMGWMVLWLLWAAAGAYHVVLWYNNYTKKTVINSLWYEGFSNLHALLSCLVLFQLSFLLYGAGRSVLTRLLLSAGACSFGIYLLHPLLLFMYRKLPFHGGSLAYTAAIAGGWLVALVGSWLVVALAFRYVKPAWMVFGSAPQKPAAAPKATV; this is encoded by the coding sequence ATGGCTCAAAAAGAAAGAATACCACAGCTTGATATTTTTCGGGCAATCGCTATTTTTGCGGTGATCGCCATTCATGCCACTTCACGCACGTTGGCTGAGACACTGGGCACTTCCATGTTCGCTCCGTTTCTGTTCATAAATAAGTTCAGCCAGTTTGCGGTGCCTTCCTTTATATTCTTAAGCGGGTTCGTCCTCTTCTACAATTATATTGACCGTCCGCTGGGCGGGAAGGTGCTGGCCAAATTCTACAGCCGCAGGCTGATCTATATTATTGTGCCTTATCTTGTGTTTACGGTACTGTATTTTGGACTGAAAATGACGGCTGGTCATACCTGGGGGATGCCTCTTCAGGAGATGGGCGGGAAGTTCTTCAAGTATCTATGGACGGGTACGGCGTATACGCATCTCTACTATATCATCATCATTATCCAGTTCTATCTGCTGTTCCCGCTGATACTCTGGTGTCTGCAGAAAGTCCGGCATCTCGCGGCCTGGGCACCAGTGATTGGGCTTGCGTTACAGTGGGGCTTCGTGCTGCTTAACAAATATATGGTGAACCACGGGTATTGGCAGTTGTCCAAGGGGAGTCTGGCCATTACGTATTTCTCGTATTTCCTGCTGGGTGCGGCGATTGCGATCTACTACAGCTCTCTGAAAAAGTGGCTGATTCCCTCCCGCGAAGGCTGGCGTTCAGGTAAAGGTATGGGCTGGATGGTACTGTGGCTCTTATGGGCCGCTGCCGGGGCTTACCATGTGGTATTGTGGTATAACAACTATACGAAGAAAACAGTAATCAACAGTCTGTGGTATGAAGGGTTCTCGAACCTGCATGCCTTACTCTCTTGTCTGGTACTGTTTCAGCTGTCCTTCCTGCTGTACGGTGCAGGACGAAGCGTGCTGACAAGATTGCTGCTCTCGGCTGGGGCGTGCTCCTTCGGTATCTATCTGCTCCATCCGCTGCTGCTGTTCATGTACCGGAAGCTGCCGTTCCACGGCGGATCGCTGGCCTATACGGCGGCAATAGCGGGCGGCTGGCTGGTAGCCCTCGTGGGCTCCTGGCTGGTGGTTGCGCTTGCCTTCCGTTATGTGAAGCCGGCGTGGATGGTGTTCGGCTCTGCACCGCAGAAGCCGGCAGCAGCGCCAAAGGCGACAGTGTAG
- the ugpC gene encoding sn-glycerol-3-phosphate ABC transporter ATP-binding protein UgpC yields MAGVRLEHIFKKYPGSDKATVIDINLDIKDKEFLVLVGPSGCGKSTTLRMIAGLEEISEGKMYIGDRVVNDVAPKDRDIAMVFQSYALYPHMSVYQNMAFGLKLRKVKKEEIDKKVREAARILDIEHLLDRKPKALSGGQRQRVALGRAIVRDPQVFLMDEPLSNLDAKLRGQMRAEITKLVKRLETTCIYVTHDQTEAMTMGDRIVVMYDGIIQQAASPEELYNEPTNLFVAGFIGSPTMNFINGTLSEVNGAVRFRAENLDVEVPGGKATILRNKGFIGKDVIMGVRPEDIHEEPVFLEASPNTIFTSMVDVTENLGHEMLLYLSGLGNNTVIARVDGRSTTREGSKPRLAIDMNKVHIFDKESELNVLLG; encoded by the coding sequence ATGGCAGGCGTACGTTTAGAGCATATTTTCAAAAAATACCCGGGTTCCGATAAAGCAACAGTAATCGATATCAATCTTGATATTAAAGATAAGGAATTCCTCGTACTGGTTGGTCCTTCCGGTTGCGGTAAATCCACAACCCTGCGTATGATCGCTGGTCTGGAAGAAATCTCTGAAGGTAAAATGTACATTGGTGACCGTGTAGTGAATGACGTTGCTCCTAAAGACCGTGATATCGCGATGGTATTCCAATCCTACGCCTTGTACCCGCACATGAGTGTATATCAGAACATGGCTTTTGGTCTGAAACTGCGCAAAGTGAAGAAAGAAGAAATCGACAAGAAAGTGCGCGAAGCAGCAAGAATCCTGGATATCGAGCATTTGCTGGATCGTAAACCTAAGGCACTGTCTGGTGGTCAACGTCAGCGTGTCGCTCTAGGCCGCGCTATTGTCCGTGATCCACAAGTCTTCTTGATGGATGAGCCTCTTTCCAACTTGGATGCTAAACTTCGTGGTCAAATGCGTGCTGAAATCACTAAGCTGGTTAAACGCCTTGAAACCACTTGTATCTATGTAACGCATGACCAGACAGAAGCAATGACAATGGGTGACCGTATCGTAGTTATGTACGACGGTATCATTCAGCAGGCTGCTTCCCCTGAAGAACTGTACAATGAGCCTACGAACCTGTTCGTAGCCGGATTTATCGGTTCCCCTACAATGAACTTTATCAACGGAACTCTTTCCGAAGTGAACGGCGCTGTTCGTTTCCGCGCAGAGAACCTTGATGTTGAAGTGCCAGGCGGCAAAGCTACAATCCTGCGTAACAAAGGCTTCATCGGTAAAGATGTAATTATGGGCGTTCGTCCAGAAGACATCCATGAAGAGCCAGTATTCCTGGAAGCTTCCCCTAACACAATCTTCACTTCGATGGTTGATGTTACGGAAAACCTTGGTCATGAAATGCTCCTCTACTTGAGCGGTCTTGGCAATAACACTGTAATTGCGCGTGTAGATGGACGTTCCACTACCCGTGAAGGCAGCAAGCCTAGATTGGCCATCGACATGAACAAAGTCCACATCTTCGATAAAGAATCCGAACTTAACGTTCTGCTGGGATAA
- a CDS encoding YbaB/EbfC family nucleoid-associated protein, with protein MNNMNQMMKQVKKMQEQMLKAQEELGSKTIEGSSGGGVVTVQVNGHKKLLSIQIKPEVVDPEDIEMLQDLVITAVNDALTQAEELANNDMGKFTGGMKIPGLF; from the coding sequence ATGAATAATATGAACCAAATGATGAAGCAGGTTAAGAAGATGCAGGAACAGATGCTCAAAGCCCAGGAGGAGCTAGGCAGCAAGACGATTGAAGGTTCTTCCGGTGGTGGCGTGGTTACCGTTCAGGTGAACGGACACAAGAAATTGCTGTCCATTCAGATCAAGCCGGAGGTTGTTGATCCGGAGGATATCGAAATGCTGCAGGATCTGGTGATCACTGCTGTTAATGATGCTCTTACCCAGGCAGAAGAGTTGGCGAACAACGATATGGGTAAATTCACAGGCGGAATGAAGATTCCTGGCTTGTTCTAG
- a CDS encoding DUF2508 family protein, giving the protein MGWWSTKWLSRNADKAKAVETEEEWGAVYHEVRKAQSEWERAYLMFDEALGQDQIDYAIYILEAAERKYQIHLKDAKRLGLNRSQLQV; this is encoded by the coding sequence ATGGGTTGGTGGAGTACCAAGTGGTTGAGCAGGAATGCGGATAAGGCAAAGGCAGTGGAGACGGAAGAGGAATGGGGCGCGGTGTACCATGAGGTGCGTAAAGCGCAGTCTGAATGGGAGCGGGCTTACCTGATGTTTGATGAGGCTCTGGGCCAGGATCAGATTGACTATGCGATCTATATCCTGGAGGCGGCTGAGCGTAAATATCAGATACACCTTAAGGATGCCAAGCGGCTGGGACTTAACCGGAGCCAGCTGCAAGTATGA
- the recR gene encoding recombination mediator RecR, whose translation MYYPEPLAKLIEAFTRLPGIGPKTAARLAFHVLNMKEDEVIDFAKALVSVKRNLHYCSVCCNITDTDPCRICQDKTRDASVICVVQDSKDLVAIERTKEFDGYYHVLQGAISPMEGIGPDDIRLKELLTRLSDERVKELIMATNPNIEGEATAMYISRLVRPFEIKITRIAHGLPVGGDLEYADEVTLSKALEGRRELF comes from the coding sequence TTGTATTATCCAGAACCGCTAGCCAAGCTGATAGAAGCTTTTACACGTTTGCCCGGGATTGGCCCGAAGACGGCGGCCCGGCTGGCTTTTCATGTGCTGAACATGAAGGAGGATGAGGTGATTGATTTCGCCAAAGCCTTGGTCAGCGTCAAGCGTAATCTTCATTACTGCTCGGTCTGCTGCAACATAACGGATACCGACCCTTGCCGGATCTGCCAGGACAAAACCCGCGATGCTTCGGTAATCTGTGTGGTTCAGGACTCGAAGGATCTGGTGGCTATCGAACGTACCAAGGAATTTGACGGCTATTATCATGTGCTCCAGGGTGCAATCTCGCCTATGGAAGGCATAGGGCCGGACGACATAAGGCTGAAGGAGCTGCTGACCAGACTCAGCGATGAGCGGGTGAAGGAGCTGATTATGGCGACCAACCCCAACATTGAAGGGGAAGCCACCGCCATGTATATCTCGCGTCTTGTCCGTCCCTTTGAGATCAAGATCACCAGGATAGCCCATGGTTTGCCTGTAGGCGGCGATCTTGAGTATGCAGACGAGGTAACCCTGTCGAAGGCGCTGGAAGGCCGTCGTGAGCTGTTCTGA
- the lgt gene encoding prolipoprotein diacylglyceryl transferase, with product MFYSLAINPIVFSIGSLPVHWYGLILGLGALTGLFLCIQEGKRFNIPQEFFMDMLLLGLPSAIIGARLYFVAFKWEDYKDNLLDIFKVWNGGIAIYGALIGAIICAIIYFRYKGYPFWRIVDICAPGLLAGQMIGRWGNFINQEAYGGVVEESFLRDKLHLPDFIVNQMYIGDAFHHPTFLYESLWSLLGILLLLVLRRQKFVRAGEIFMSYFIWYSIGRFFIEALRTDSLAFDGSSGVAAFINGLWSPMKWMGFEQGYLDPAYGNIRISQLLALFIIIAAVALIIVRRVSGQPKDHYLDPIISTKPAAADTVVPESAANTPQKPSQPVQQVEDPSEDKETKE from the coding sequence ATGTTTTATTCACTAGCGATTAACCCGATTGTCTTCTCTATTGGATCGCTGCCGGTTCACTGGTATGGCCTGATTCTGGGTCTTGGTGCGCTTACCGGGTTATTCCTATGTATTCAAGAAGGCAAACGCTTCAACATTCCACAGGAGTTCTTCATGGATATGCTGTTGCTGGGTTTGCCATCGGCTATTATTGGGGCGCGTCTATACTTCGTAGCCTTCAAGTGGGAAGACTATAAGGATAACCTGCTTGATATCTTCAAGGTGTGGAATGGCGGTATTGCGATTTATGGCGCCTTAATCGGTGCGATTATCTGCGCGATTATTTATTTCCGCTATAAAGGCTACCCGTTCTGGCGTATCGTGGATATCTGTGCTCCCGGACTGCTCGCCGGCCAGATGATCGGCCGCTGGGGGAATTTCATCAACCAGGAAGCCTATGGCGGCGTGGTAGAGGAATCGTTCCTGCGGGATAAGCTGCATTTGCCGGACTTTATCGTTAATCAAATGTACATAGGGGATGCTTTTCACCATCCAACCTTCCTGTACGAATCACTCTGGAGTCTGCTGGGCATTTTGCTCCTCTTGGTGCTGCGCCGCCAGAAGTTCGTACGTGCCGGAGAAATCTTCATGTCTTACTTCATCTGGTACTCCATCGGCCGCTTCTTCATTGAAGCTCTGCGTACGGACAGCCTTGCCTTTGACGGCAGCAGCGGTGTGGCAGCCTTCATTAACGGGCTATGGAGTCCGATGAAGTGGATGGGCTTCGAGCAAGGATACCTTGATCCGGCTTACGGGAATATCCGCATCTCTCAGCTGCTCGCGCTATTCATCATTATTGCTGCCGTTGCCTTGATTATTGTTCGGCGGGTAAGTGGTCAGCCGAAGGATCATTACCTGGACCCGATCATTAGCACCAAACCGGCAGCAGCGGATACTGTGGTTCCAGAGAGTGCTGCTAATACGCCTCAGAAGCCTTCTCAGCCTGTTCAGCAGGTGGAAGATCCCTCTGAAGATAAGGAAACAAAGGAGTAA
- a CDS encoding helix-turn-helix domain-containing protein yields MRQKLEQLTGKRTGIKQLGRQHSASLFGIGTDKDQELPVIHEGYLWLPLYENDGRVTTVWVETEGLSPLELQLVNYAGRNFAVALKATGFKEEGEMEARQLSGWLNAQLEQEKDDAEIPDEISLKGRLFGDMIPFMLVSENVHNPQMTYRSLMKLLRSYFENDVLLVPLQDKEWLILARKELLTDGDDKEDEEESAEDLLSQTSMGLHELIASEWVGVFHLAVSPAIIPVKGLTGAVALLRETIILGRIFQVGDYIHLPWELHMERLVNSIPDDRRRQLLGQIGDYTAVLADKELLLTLDTFFEMDCNVSETAKKLYIHRNTLLYRLDKIKQETGADVRSFGDAAIVKLAMLLYKVTKRK; encoded by the coding sequence TTGCGTCAAAAATTGGAGCAACTCACCGGAAAGAGGACCGGAATCAAGCAGCTGGGGAGGCAGCATTCCGCTTCACTTTTTGGCATAGGTACGGATAAGGATCAGGAATTGCCGGTCATTCATGAGGGATATCTTTGGCTTCCCCTCTATGAGAATGATGGCCGTGTTACAACAGTATGGGTGGAGACAGAAGGGCTGTCACCGCTTGAGCTGCAATTGGTGAATTATGCCGGGCGCAATTTTGCGGTAGCACTGAAGGCAACCGGCTTCAAGGAAGAAGGAGAGATGGAGGCAAGGCAGCTTAGCGGATGGCTGAACGCCCAACTGGAGCAGGAGAAGGACGATGCGGAGATCCCGGATGAAATCTCACTGAAGGGCCGGCTGTTCGGAGATATGATTCCCTTCATGCTGGTAAGCGAGAATGTTCATAATCCGCAAATGACGTATCGCTCCTTAATGAAGCTGCTGCGCAGTTATTTCGAGAATGATGTATTGCTGGTTCCTCTGCAGGATAAGGAATGGTTAATTTTAGCCCGTAAGGAACTCCTCACTGACGGAGATGATAAAGAGGATGAGGAAGAGAGTGCTGAGGATTTGCTGTCACAGACTTCTATGGGGCTGCATGAACTGATTGCGAGCGAGTGGGTGGGCGTCTTTCATCTTGCAGTCTCTCCAGCCATTATTCCGGTTAAAGGTCTGACGGGAGCAGTCGCCTTGCTGCGGGAGACTATTATTCTTGGCCGCATCTTCCAGGTAGGGGATTACATTCATCTGCCGTGGGAGCTGCACATGGAGCGGCTGGTTAACAGTATTCCAGATGACCGGCGGAGACAACTGCTGGGCCAGATCGGTGATTATACAGCGGTACTGGCGGATAAGGAACTGCTACTGACGCTGGATACCTTTTTTGAAATGGACTGCAATGTCAGTGAAACCGCCAAGAAGCTGTACATTCACCGTAATACGTTGCTCTACAGGCTGGACAAAATCAAACAGGAAACGGGTGCCGATGTCCGCAGCTTTGGGGATGCCGCTATTGTGAAGCTTGCCATGTTATTGTATAAAGTGACGAAAAGAAAATAG
- the hprK gene encoding HPr(Ser) kinase/phosphatase, producing the protein MAKKVKVSELVQHFQLEVVSGHDGLKRPITVDDLNRPGLEMAGYFEYYPEERVQLLGKTELAFFSMLSEEERKSRVRGICNDNTPCIVITRGLDIPQELVDISNEKGLPVLRSSMATTIFSSRLTSFLEGRLAPTATIHGVLCDVYGVGMLITGTSGIGKSETALELVKRGHRLIADDAVEIRQTSDNQLHGTAPELIRHLLEIRGVGIINVMTLFGAGAIRNHKRITLVVRLEAWQQDKQYDRLGLDEETTRIIDTDVPLVTIPVRPGRNLAVIIEVAAMNYRLKQMGFNAALQFTNKLTATISEDMDDLD; encoded by the coding sequence ATGGCTAAGAAGGTAAAAGTATCGGAATTAGTGCAGCATTTTCAATTAGAGGTAGTATCCGGACATGATGGTCTGAAGAGACCGATAACAGTGGATGATTTGAACCGTCCCGGGCTGGAAATGGCCGGTTATTTCGAATATTATCCGGAAGAACGTGTGCAGTTATTAGGCAAAACAGAACTGGCGTTCTTCTCTATGCTCTCAGAGGAAGAACGGAAAAGCCGGGTACGCGGAATCTGTAACGACAATACCCCGTGTATCGTCATTACTCGTGGGCTGGATATTCCGCAGGAGCTTGTGGATATCAGCAACGAAAAGGGACTTCCGGTGTTGCGCAGCTCAATGGCGACTACGATTTTCTCAAGCAGACTGACCAGCTTCCTTGAGGGCAGACTGGCACCGACAGCAACAATTCACGGTGTTCTCTGTGATGTGTATGGGGTAGGGATGCTGATTACAGGCACCAGCGGCATTGGTAAAAGTGAAACAGCGCTTGAACTGGTTAAGCGCGGTCATCGCCTGATTGCCGATGATGCGGTGGAGATCCGCCAGACCTCGGATAATCAGCTTCATGGTACCGCACCGGAATTGATTCGTCACCTGCTGGAGATTCGCGGTGTAGGGATTATCAATGTTATGACGCTCTTTGGGGCAGGCGCTATCCGTAACCACAAGCGGATTACACTGGTGGTTAGACTGGAAGCCTGGCAGCAGGACAAGCAGTATGACCGTCTGGGACTTGATGAGGAGACGACACGGATTATTGATACCGATGTGCCCCTGGTTACCATCCCTGTCCGTCCGGGACGTAACCTTGCTGTCATTATCGAGGTGGCTGCGATGAATTACCGGCTCAAGCAAATGGGCTTCAATGCCGCGCTGCAATTTACAAATAAACTTACAGCCACCATCTCAGAAGATATGGATGATCTGGATTAG
- a CDS encoding acyltransferase, with translation MRKISRYPVEGHNSLWHIYRTVSPWKGVRNFIFIQIARYCPILPLKNWIYRRVLGMKVGKHTAFGLMAMVDVFFPEKISIGENTVIGYNTTILAHEYLIKEYRLGEVIIGENVMIGANTTILPGVTIGDGATVAAGSVVHKDVAAGSFVGGNPLRELRKQEES, from the coding sequence GTGAGAAAGATAAGCCGTTATCCCGTGGAGGGGCATAATTCGCTCTGGCATATTTACCGTACGGTCAGCCCATGGAAGGGTGTGCGCAATTTTATTTTTATCCAGATTGCCCGTTATTGCCCGATTCTGCCGCTCAAGAACTGGATTTACCGCCGGGTGCTCGGGATGAAGGTAGGCAAGCATACTGCGTTTGGACTTATGGCGATGGTGGATGTTTTTTTTCCGGAGAAGATCTCTATTGGGGAGAACACGGTTATCGGCTATAACACTACGATCCTGGCCCATGAGTACCTCATCAAGGAGTACCGGCTGGGTGAAGTTATTATCGGCGAGAATGTAATGATTGGAGCTAACACGACTATTCTCCCTGGGGTTACGATTGGGGATGGGGCTACGGTTGCGGCGGGATCGGTGGTTCACAAGGATGTTGCTGCCGGTTCGTTCGTCGGGGGGAATCCGCTCCGCGAGCTGCGTAAACAGGAGGAATCATAA